The following are encoded in a window of Falco biarmicus isolate bFalBia1 chromosome 8, bFalBia1.pri, whole genome shotgun sequence genomic DNA:
- the WDSUB1 gene encoding WD repeat, SAM and U-box domain-containing protein 1 isoform X1, with the protein MVTLIRTLADHSDDVNYCAFSSSCLATCSLDKTVRVYSLNNFTELPYSPLKGHTYAVHCCCFSPSGHILVSCSTDGTTMVWDTRDGQMLAVLEQPSSSPVRVCRFSPKSTHLVSGAADGSVVLWNMRSLKLYRSGNVKDGSLVACAFSPNGNFFVTGSSCGDLTIWDDKMRCLYNEKAHDLGVTCCDISSQPISDVEHEFTYFQMASCGQDYQIKLWLILFADFIGVELKYKCTLSGHSAPVLACAFSYDGQMLASGSVDKCVIIYETSTGNILHTLSQHTRYVTTCGFAPHSPLLATGSMDKTVNIWQLDLKQPCAGNMVENESKLAVKDWSEDDVSAWLCAQDLADFVELFKMNNIDGKELLNLTKEGLTNELKIESLGLRSKVLQKIEELRMKMISASVDIPDEFLCPITRELMKDPVIAADGYSYEKEAMENWISNQRRSSPMTNLPLHSPMLTPNRTLKMAISRWLETQQKYN; encoded by the exons ATGGTGACACTAATTCGCACTTTAGCAGATCATAGTGATGATGTCAACTACTGTGCCTTCTCATCATCATGCTTGGCTACTTGTTCCTTGGACAAAACAGTTCGTGTTTATTCTTTAAACAACTTTACGGAGCTTCCATACTCGCCTTTAAAAGGTCATACATACGCTgtccactgctgctgcttttctccatcAGGACACATTCTAGTTTCATGTTCGACAGATGGCACTACCATGGTGTGGGACACTCGTGATGGGCAGATGCTGGCAGTGCtagagcagcccagcagcagtcCTGTGAGAGTCTGCCGGTTTTCTCCCAAGTCCACACACCTAGTGTCAGGGGCAGCAGATGGGAGTGTTGTTCTTTGGAACATGCGGTCGTTGAAACTGTACAG ATCTGGGAATGTTAAAGATGGTTCTTTGGTGGCCTGTGCATTTTCTCCTAATGGAAATTTCTTTGTCACTGGATCATCGTGTGGTGATTTAACCATTTGGGATGATAAAATGAGATGCCTGTATAACGAAAAAGCACATGATCTTGGTGTTACCTGCTGTGATATTTCTTCACAGCCAATTTCTG ATGTTGAACATGAATTCACATATTTCCAGATGGCTTCTTGTGGTCAAGATTATCAGATCAAACTCTGGcttattttgtttgcagattTCATAG gtgttgaattaaaatacaaatgcacaCTGAGTGGACATTCTGCCCCAGTTCTGGCTTGTGCATTTTCTTACGATGGGCAGATGTTAGCTTCAGG gtCTGTGGACAAGTGTGTCATAATATATGAAACT AGTACTGGCAATATCCTTCATACTTTGTCTCAGCATACCAG ATACGTTACAACTTGTGGTTTTGCACCACATAGTCCGTTACTTGCCACAGGTTCAATGGATAAAACTGTGAACATATGGCAGTTGGACCTTAAGCAACCCTGTGCAG gaaatatGGTAGAAAATGAATCTAAGCTGGCTGTTAAGGACTGGTCAGAGGATGATGTTTCAGCCTGGCTTTGTGCACAAGACTTAGCAGACTTTGTTGagcttttcaaaatgaataACATTGATGGCAAGGAACTACTGAATCTTACTAAAGAAGGTCTGactaatgaattaaaaattg AGTCTCTAGGCCTGCGCAGTAAAGTCCTCCAGAAAATTGAAGAACTTAGGATGAAAATGATCTCTGCTTCTGTTGATATCCCTGATGAGTTCTTATGTCCTATAACAAGAGAGCTTATGAAGGACCCTGTCATCGCTGCAG ATGGCTACTCCTATGAAAAGGAAGCAATGGAAAACTGGATCAGCAATCAAAGACGATCTAGTCCCATGACAAATCTTCCTCTCCACTCTCCTATGCTTACACCAAACAGGACACTAAAAATGGCTATCAGTCGCTGGCTGGAGACTCAGCAGAAATACAATTAA
- the WDSUB1 gene encoding WD repeat, SAM and U-box domain-containing protein 1 isoform X2 produces MVTLIRTLADHSDDVNYCAFSSSCLATCSLDKTVRVYSLNNFTELPYSPLKGHTYAVHCCCFSPSGHILVSCSTDGTTMVWDTRDGQMLAVLEQPSSSPVRVCRFSPKSTHLVSGAADGSVVLWNMRSLKLYRSGNVKDGSLVACAFSPNGNFFVTGSSCGDLTIWDDKMRCLYNEKAHDLGVTCCDISSQPISDVEHEFTYFQMASCGQDYQIKLWLILFADFIGVELKYKCTLSGHSAPVLACAFSYDGQMLASGSVDKCVIIYETSTGNILHTLSQHTRYVTTCGFAPHSPLLATGSMDKTVNIWQLDLKQPCAGNMVENESKLAVKDWSEDDVSAWLCAQDLADFVELFKMNNIDGKELLNLTKEESLGLRSKVLQKIEELRMKMISASVDIPDEFLCPITRELMKDPVIAADGYSYEKEAMENWISNQRRSSPMTNLPLHSPMLTPNRTLKMAISRWLETQQKYN; encoded by the exons ATGGTGACACTAATTCGCACTTTAGCAGATCATAGTGATGATGTCAACTACTGTGCCTTCTCATCATCATGCTTGGCTACTTGTTCCTTGGACAAAACAGTTCGTGTTTATTCTTTAAACAACTTTACGGAGCTTCCATACTCGCCTTTAAAAGGTCATACATACGCTgtccactgctgctgcttttctccatcAGGACACATTCTAGTTTCATGTTCGACAGATGGCACTACCATGGTGTGGGACACTCGTGATGGGCAGATGCTGGCAGTGCtagagcagcccagcagcagtcCTGTGAGAGTCTGCCGGTTTTCTCCCAAGTCCACACACCTAGTGTCAGGGGCAGCAGATGGGAGTGTTGTTCTTTGGAACATGCGGTCGTTGAAACTGTACAG ATCTGGGAATGTTAAAGATGGTTCTTTGGTGGCCTGTGCATTTTCTCCTAATGGAAATTTCTTTGTCACTGGATCATCGTGTGGTGATTTAACCATTTGGGATGATAAAATGAGATGCCTGTATAACGAAAAAGCACATGATCTTGGTGTTACCTGCTGTGATATTTCTTCACAGCCAATTTCTG ATGTTGAACATGAATTCACATATTTCCAGATGGCTTCTTGTGGTCAAGATTATCAGATCAAACTCTGGcttattttgtttgcagattTCATAG gtgttgaattaaaatacaaatgcacaCTGAGTGGACATTCTGCCCCAGTTCTGGCTTGTGCATTTTCTTACGATGGGCAGATGTTAGCTTCAGG gtCTGTGGACAAGTGTGTCATAATATATGAAACT AGTACTGGCAATATCCTTCATACTTTGTCTCAGCATACCAG ATACGTTACAACTTGTGGTTTTGCACCACATAGTCCGTTACTTGCCACAGGTTCAATGGATAAAACTGTGAACATATGGCAGTTGGACCTTAAGCAACCCTGTGCAG gaaatatGGTAGAAAATGAATCTAAGCTGGCTGTTAAGGACTGGTCAGAGGATGATGTTTCAGCCTGGCTTTGTGCACAAGACTTAGCAGACTTTGTTGagcttttcaaaatgaataACATTGATGGCAAGGAACTACTGAATCTTACTAAAGAAG AGTCTCTAGGCCTGCGCAGTAAAGTCCTCCAGAAAATTGAAGAACTTAGGATGAAAATGATCTCTGCTTCTGTTGATATCCCTGATGAGTTCTTATGTCCTATAACAAGAGAGCTTATGAAGGACCCTGTCATCGCTGCAG ATGGCTACTCCTATGAAAAGGAAGCAATGGAAAACTGGATCAGCAATCAAAGACGATCTAGTCCCATGACAAATCTTCCTCTCCACTCTCCTATGCTTACACCAAACAGGACACTAAAAATGGCTATCAGTCGCTGGCTGGAGACTCAGCAGAAATACAATTAA
- the WDSUB1 gene encoding WD repeat, SAM and U-box domain-containing protein 1 isoform X3, whose amino-acid sequence MASCGQDYQIKLWLILFADFIGVELKYKCTLSGHSAPVLACAFSYDGQMLASGSVDKCVIIYETSTGNILHTLSQHTRYVTTCGFAPHSPLLATGSMDKTVNIWQLDLKQPCAGNMVENESKLAVKDWSEDDVSAWLCAQDLADFVELFKMNNIDGKELLNLTKEGLTNELKIESLGLRSKVLQKIEELRMKMISASVDIPDEFLCPITRELMKDPVIAADGYSYEKEAMENWISNQRRSSPMTNLPLHSPMLTPNRTLKMAISRWLETQQKYN is encoded by the exons ATGGCTTCTTGTGGTCAAGATTATCAGATCAAACTCTGGcttattttgtttgcagattTCATAG gtgttgaattaaaatacaaatgcacaCTGAGTGGACATTCTGCCCCAGTTCTGGCTTGTGCATTTTCTTACGATGGGCAGATGTTAGCTTCAGG gtCTGTGGACAAGTGTGTCATAATATATGAAACT AGTACTGGCAATATCCTTCATACTTTGTCTCAGCATACCAG ATACGTTACAACTTGTGGTTTTGCACCACATAGTCCGTTACTTGCCACAGGTTCAATGGATAAAACTGTGAACATATGGCAGTTGGACCTTAAGCAACCCTGTGCAG gaaatatGGTAGAAAATGAATCTAAGCTGGCTGTTAAGGACTGGTCAGAGGATGATGTTTCAGCCTGGCTTTGTGCACAAGACTTAGCAGACTTTGTTGagcttttcaaaatgaataACATTGATGGCAAGGAACTACTGAATCTTACTAAAGAAGGTCTGactaatgaattaaaaattg AGTCTCTAGGCCTGCGCAGTAAAGTCCTCCAGAAAATTGAAGAACTTAGGATGAAAATGATCTCTGCTTCTGTTGATATCCCTGATGAGTTCTTATGTCCTATAACAAGAGAGCTTATGAAGGACCCTGTCATCGCTGCAG ATGGCTACTCCTATGAAAAGGAAGCAATGGAAAACTGGATCAGCAATCAAAGACGATCTAGTCCCATGACAAATCTTCCTCTCCACTCTCCTATGCTTACACCAAACAGGACACTAAAAATGGCTATCAGTCGCTGGCTGGAGACTCAGCAGAAATACAATTAA